A region of Sulfitobacter faviae DNA encodes the following proteins:
- a CDS encoding gene transfer agent family protein yields MANPWRGEVSLVIDGERHEARLTLGALAELEAGLQADSLVALVERFESNRFSSRDVLALLLAGLRGGGAEMDAATLEHAQIEGGPMAAARAAAELLARAFTVQA; encoded by the coding sequence ATGGCGAACCCGTGGCGCGGCGAGGTGAGCCTCGTGATTGATGGTGAACGTCATGAGGCACGGCTGACCCTTGGGGCCTTGGCCGAGTTGGAGGCGGGGTTGCAGGCCGACAGCCTTGTGGCCCTGGTAGAGCGGTTTGAAAGCAATCGTTTTTCGAGCCGCGATGTCTTGGCCCTGTTGCTGGCCGGGCTGCGCGGAGGTGGGGCGGAGATGGATGCCGCAACGCTTGAGCACGCGCAGATCGAGGGCGGGCCGATGGCGGCGGCGCGGGCCGCGGCTGAATTGCTGGCGCGGGCCTTTACGGTGCAGGCGTGA
- a CDS encoding phage major tail protein, TP901-1 family, giving the protein MAVQAGKDLLVKVDMTSDGQFETIAGLRAKRVSFNAETVDVTSLDSSGGWRELLAGAGVRSAAISGSGVFRDAGTDERARQLFFNGLTPDFQVIIPDFGVVQGPFQVSALEYAGSLNGEATFELSLQSAGELIFTPDVVV; this is encoded by the coding sequence ATGGCAGTTCAAGCGGGCAAGGACCTTTTGGTCAAAGTGGATATGACCAGCGATGGGCAGTTCGAGACGATCGCCGGGCTCAGGGCCAAACGGGTGAGTTTCAACGCCGAAACGGTGGATGTGACCTCGCTCGATTCAAGCGGCGGTTGGCGGGAGTTGCTGGCGGGTGCCGGTGTCCGCTCAGCCGCGATCAGCGGGTCGGGGGTGTTCCGCGATGCGGGCACCGATGAACGGGCGCGGCAGTTGTTTTTCAACGGGCTGACGCCGGATTTTCAGGTGATCATTCCGGATTTCGGCGTGGTGCAGGGGCCGTTTCAGGTCTCCGCTTTGGAATACGCGGGGTCGCTGAATGGGGAGGCCACCTTTGAGCTTAGTCTGCAATCGGCGGGGGAGCTGATCTTTACGCCCGATGTGGTGGTGTGA
- a CDS encoding DUF3168 domain-containing protein, producing MAKDLSDPEGAGAEHRLTLSVVTSAPGFSTAKGCAAVISDLLHGAVPALSRGRVVDMAFLKATARRIDGASARRIDLQFRARVADA from the coding sequence GTGGCGAAGGATCTGTCGGATCCCGAAGGTGCAGGGGCGGAGCATCGGCTGACCCTGTCGGTGGTCACCAGCGCGCCGGGGTTCAGCACGGCGAAGGGCTGCGCGGCGGTGATCTCAGACCTGCTGCATGGGGCGGTGCCGGCGCTCAGCCGGGGGCGCGTGGTGGATATGGCCTTTCTCAAAGCGACGGCGCGGCGGATCGATGGGGCCTCTGCCCGACGGATCGACCTGCAATTCCGCGCCCGGGTCGCGGACGCATAA
- a CDS encoding head-tail adaptor protein, whose amino-acid sequence MSRPQLNRPLVLEAAQRVSDGAGGHHEVWQPVGTLWAEVRARTGRETAQGGVAVSRMGVKITVRATPEGAPQRPTPEQRFREGTRVFVIRAVAESDAGGRYLICFADEEVAV is encoded by the coding sequence ATGAGCCGCCCGCAGTTGAACCGGCCCCTTGTATTGGAAGCGGCGCAGCGGGTGAGTGATGGCGCGGGAGGGCATCACGAGGTCTGGCAGCCCGTGGGCACCCTCTGGGCCGAGGTGCGCGCGCGGACGGGGCGGGAGACTGCGCAGGGCGGGGTGGCCGTCAGCCGGATGGGGGTCAAGATCACAGTGCGTGCGACGCCGGAAGGTGCCCCGCAGCGACCAACCCCCGAGCAGCGGTTTCGCGAGGGCACGCGGGTCTTCGTAATCCGGGCGGTGGCCGAAAGCGATGCGGGCGGGCGGTATCTGATCTGCTTTGCCGATGAGGAGGTGGCGGTATGA
- a CDS encoding head-tail connector protein, translating into MMLIEETNVPDAVLPVEAFRMHLRLGTGFAQDGLQDPVLRSFLRAAMAAVEARTGKVLIIRRFALSLTFWRDAAAQVLPVAPVQEIARVALVARDGVETAVDPERYWLERDAQAPRLRASTAALPRIPSAGAALISFDAGMAADWGGLPDDLAQAVMLLAAHYYEYRDDTALGEGCMPFGVSSLIERYRRVRLGFGGTA; encoded by the coding sequence ATGATGTTGATCGAAGAGACAAATGTGCCGGATGCGGTCTTGCCGGTTGAGGCCTTCAGAATGCATCTGCGCCTTGGCACCGGCTTTGCGCAGGACGGCCTTCAAGACCCGGTGTTGCGCAGCTTCCTGCGCGCGGCGATGGCGGCGGTGGAGGCGCGGACGGGCAAGGTGTTGATCATTCGGCGTTTTGCCCTGTCGCTGACCTTTTGGCGCGATGCCGCGGCGCAGGTCTTGCCCGTGGCCCCTGTGCAAGAGATCGCGCGGGTGGCGCTTGTGGCGCGGGACGGGGTGGAGACGGCGGTGGACCCCGAGCGCTATTGGCTGGAACGCGATGCGCAAGCGCCGCGTCTTCGGGCCAGCACCGCCGCCCTGCCGCGCATCCCGAGTGCGGGGGCCGCGCTAATCAGTTTCGACGCGGGCATGGCCGCTGATTGGGGCGGGTTGCCGGATGATTTGGCCCAAGCGGTGATGCTGCTGGCCGCGCATTACTATGAATACCGCGACGATACGGCGCTTGGCGAAGGGTGCATGCCCTTTGGCGTCAGCAGCCTGATCGAACGCTACCGCCGGGTGCGCCTCGGCTTTGGGGGAACGGCATGA